The Branchiostoma lanceolatum isolate klBraLanc5 chromosome 1, klBraLanc5.hap2, whole genome shotgun sequence genomic sequence acttgaaaTACATAGGTACATATGTTCAACTACCACCAGTATTGTAATGGCTTGTTTGTGTAGTTTTGTGTAATCAGTGTTTTTTTTAGGAATTTTTTTAACAGTGAAGGTGCGGATGCTTTGATGTGTtgtggaagttccgctgcagtaccgtaagaagccgctagggggcccagaatctaatcgtttttaggtctcatcaaaacctaccaagataccaaataccaagacaatccatcaaggcgttcttgagttattctgtgccacaacagacaaacagacaagcaaacgctaccctctgcataaccttctcggcgaaggtaaatatacaGATTTCCAGCCAGTGTGCTGCAAGATGCTTCTTCGATGAACCATTGATTCATCCATAACACTAGAAGTTGAAAGTTGTGAAGATCACTTCTGGGCATGTTTTGATCATAAACCGCCAGATGTCGTCGTTTCTTTGTACACGCTTGACATGTCCAATTCTCATGAACATTTTGTCAAATCTTCATGAGAAAATTTCCTTTACATACGAGATTCCAGCCGGTATGGTGCGAGCTGCTTTTGCAATAAACGATCGATTGCTTAAtttatacatcatgtacatggcACTCGGGTGTAAAAGGAATAAATATTGAAGTCCCTTCGTTATCCACTTTCACTTCTGTGTGCAGTTTGTGTGTAAACCGCTAAATAGCGTTGTTGCTTTGTCGTAGATCAACGATGACTTTCTTCCACACTTTTTGACTTTTAAAGGTAATAGATGGGAGTGATTGGAACTTGCCTTACTGGCCAAATTTATCACCTTGATAAAAAGTCCGTCCTTGTAGAGTAACTGACGATGTGTCTTTTTATTCTAGTTTCTTCGACTTGTTTGAATATCAGAATAAGGCTACACATTTTTTCCAGCGTTCTTAGAAATATTCAATGTAGAATTGAACGAGAGTCCGACTTAAAGTCTGTGGACTGGGAAGAAAACTAAAATCTGACTAAATCACTCCCGCTTAAAGAACCGAGACACGAACTTAATCTGGTCCCAACTCTTTATTTCTATGTTGAACGTTCAATCAATTATTTTTCTAATCAAGAAACACCAAATGAGATAGGTGAGGCCTAACGGTAAGAAATCGCACATCTATAACTGTACATCAACTTTGGCTTCCTCTGAACTTACCGGAAAAAGACTTGTAACCGACTTCTCCCTAGAATGTTGATAACGTGATGACGACACGCCTTGTCTTTCCTTCTAACACGATGTGTTCTCAATAAAGTCTAACTTTTTTCCCGTTTTGTCTCGTCTATATATGGTTGAATGTGTTTGCATTGTGGTTGGCCGTCAGAGCGTGATGATATACAATCGATTCCTCGTATTGGTAAAATGCAAAGGAACGTGTCATTTACTGTAGGACCTGCATGGTTTTCCATTGATTGAATTAAAAGTTATATACAAAAAACATCAGAAACCACGGTGTTCATTAGACTTTTAAATCCACGATGCGGTTGCTGGCCTTGTGGCCTGTATCCTTCCTTTTCGTCCATGCTGCAGACAGGCTGCGCCTCATGCAAGGCCAGAGAATCGCATTTCGCGATTGCTAATGAGTGACTATACAGTAGCTGGTAGATGTGCATGCGCAGAAGGCTGATGATCCGATTCCTATTGGCCATCTAAACGACATCCGAGaaggtttgatttttactttgacTGAATTTCAATAACGAAACGTTCAAGCCATGGCACAGAGGCTGACTTTCCTTGCTTCGCAAGTTGACCACCGTAATAAAACATTCCGTCCTCCTTGTAGAATGACTGAATATTCCCCATTGTGAGATGATCGAAATTCGACAttaatttgacggtcgtttttGCCACTTTTCCCGcggcggccgggagcggtactgcagattaggctctcaCGGGGGGCGTAGTCCCAACTTGTAGATAGGTAACGGTAATAGTTAATAATACATGAATATCCTTCTATACAGAACATTGGGTTGAAAGTCAGGCAACAGGTCCAGATGCCTTGTCTTCACTTAGAACTACCTTTaagacttaaaaaaaaagaaacaagagtgACGTAAAAAGGATCGCTTTTCAGGCGCTGATAGTGGAGTCTACTCATCAAATTGGCatcggcttgttttggacgtcgttttaggcgtttttgtcgacaAGAAAATTGCGCAAAACTTGGACTTTGGTACAAGAGAAATATCCGCTTCGGTAACTCTTCCGCATAAGGCCAGTGTCGGACTTCCGGGTTCGGTGTCCGCAGAAGATATGAGATATTTGTCTCCACAAGTGGTGAATATGACATCCGAGACACAAGGCGGCATCCCAGGAGCATCTTTTACCGCCCACATTCTCGTCACGTGACAAAATGTCGTTTTTCCCAACCGGGCTGGGCGTGAAGGTAACCGATAATTTGTTTTCAATCAACAGTCGACTAGGACTAGATCACCAACCATACAGCAATTTATATAGTGCCTTCAATGTATCTATTTGTCTTTCTATCTCACTCTCTCTATCTTCCTGTCTCCCtctacctctctctctctctctctctctctctctctctctctctctctctctctctctctctctctctctctctctctctctctctctatatatatatatatatatatatatatatataaatgtatgtaatatatatagatatatagctATAGCTATCTACATCTATCCATATATCCTCTTACTTGTGATGGTAAAAAACGGAATAACTTGCATTACTTGCCAATTACATCACATTGAAGCCCGTCCTCCTTGTAGAGTTACTGACGTTGTGTCGTTGATGTAGTTTCTTGGCCTGATATGTTCGTAGCCAGATATAACTATTTGAATAAGGCTACACTCATCTATTCTCCTGCGTTCTTGGAAAATTTCAAGCAATAATTAAGAGAGATCCTGATTTGAAATCTGAGGGCTGGGAGGCAACCTTGAATCAGACCATATTCACTACAGCTGAAAGAACGGTTAGCATTAGTCGGAGCCCGACTTGAAATCTGACTTAATTCGCTATAACTTAAAGAACGGAGACTCAAACTTTACCTGGTCCCCACTCTTTTTTTTATCTTGATCTttcaattattattttttttcagcaaattagtttggtgtggcctaacggtAAGGAATCGCGCCGCTAGAACTGAGCATCAACTTCGACAACCTCGGAACTTTCCGGAAAAAACTGCCCTGTTGTAGCCAACCTCTCTCTAGAACCGATAACGTGATGACGACACGCCTAATCTTCCCTTCTAGCGCGATGTGTTCTCAATACAGTCTAACTTTTCCCCGTTTTGTCTCATCTACAtggttgaaatttgtttgtGATATGCCTTCAGAGCGTATGATATACACCAGACCACTCTTATAGGTAAAATCTGAGGGAACCACATCATTCATGACCTGAAATTCCATTGATCGCTTTGTTAAATGTCTACCAATTTGTCATTCATGattcaaaatggtcacacttTCGAAGTTAAGGCAAAATAAGCCTTCAAAAtccaaacccctttgcgagtctgtCGCAATTTGCCATTCCCGAAAAAACTGAAGTTTTTGATGGTCGCTTAGCTACTTTTGTTGTGGCGGCCGGGACCGGTACTGCAGAATAGGCTCTTATGGGGTCTGTAACCCCCGACGTGTATGCTATATACAAACCATCAGAGAACACTAAACACTTGAGACTATAATCTAGAATCTAGCAAAGCTACCGAATTATCTTGAGGTATTCCTGGTGCATAAAACATTCAATAACCAGTTTATACGTCAGTCTTTGATCTATAGAGACGAACATATTCTCCCACCTCTGCCTACAATGGTTCTGTTGACATGAAGATATCGTTTCTTTCAACACCTTTTGACTTCAGGTCTTGTAGGCGAACCAGACCAACAACATCGTCACCTCACCTGCGGGCACAAACGTCATCCAGGTGAGGCGCCGCGGGGGGGTTTCAAATGCATTTCAGAAATTTGGACGACATTTACGCTAGGTGACGTCTCATCAGAAAGTAACCACCTTTTTGCGGTGTCGAGACGTTAAGAAGTGATTGCGAAAGGCTGAAGTTTCTTGCACAGCATCCAAGTTTAACGAGAACTCAATTTTGCCATGACCGATGCAAGTAACAATCACTCCGAGTTTGATCTTCAGTCTTAAAACATCAGATATTTATATGTTCCCCATCCCTGCATACAATGGTGATGTTTACATGAATATATTATCTGCTCCAATGGTTTCGGTTCATTGGGTCGACAGCGTTGCACCTCACCTGCGGGCACACACGTCATCCAGGTGAGGAACCCTACATTAACATTGTGAGGATTTTGGGAGTCAAATATATTTGAGAAAATATGACAGTCGCGAAACTGTCGAAATGTGCGAAATTAGTTTGAAACATTCCCATGATCCCGCTAGGTTGTACAGTTGCGACTGCTTTAGACGGATCCttcacaatgtaaaaagttattgtttttagtgCGTTTCATGTTGGGATAAAAGTGGAATGAGGTTGAGGTGTGGGGAGGGCAAAAGCGTGTCTGAATTCTGTGCACTAGCTGGTTAAGTGGCTAAACGCTGCTCAAAACGCCAGTGTGACAGAAATGCAGATTTTTGGCCCATGTAATTACATCGAGCGCTGTGTGTGTCGGTATGTGCTTGTATTGTTATAATTGACCTTAAAGGTCACCTGCGACACCCTGGAGCATGTTTAAATGTCATTATCGTGCGATGCGCGCCATATTGACTCCACCAAACAGATGACACAAACGTCAATACGACAAGAAAGTACAGGACCTTTTGTCAGACCGCAACACCTACCTCCCTCTAAAGAAGGACCCAACCAACAGATTTAAGACTAAGATCACAGCTGTACTGAAAGACTTAGAGGAGAAAAAGAAAGTCATTGACAGAAAGACTTATCTGAAGATCCATCCAACTGGGGAACAACCACCAGCTTTCTACGGACTTCCCAAAATACATAAGAAGGATATCCCACTACGCCCTATTGTGTCCAGCATTGGATCTCCGACCTATGACCTGGCCAAGTTCCTCGCTGAGATCATAGGACGGTTAGTAGGCATATCTGAACACCACATCAAGAACAGCGGGGATTTTGTCAACAAGATAAAGGACATTCGGGTTGAGAAAGACGAGATAATCACATCCTACGACGTGTGCGCACTCTTCACCTCCATACCTCCGAAGGGAGCGGTAGCCGTGGTAAAGGACTTCCTTGACTCTGACACCACCCTGGGAGAGAGAACCAACCTATCTACTAAATAAATCTGTGAACTCTTAGAACTCTGCCTGGGAAGCACTTACTTCGTCTACAACGGACAGTTCTACCAACAGTTGCATGGTTGCGCAATGGGGTCACCAGTGTCCCCAATAGTCGtcaacctgtacatggagaagtttgagaaagAGGCCCTCAACAGCTTTCCTGGCACCCCTCCTGCCAACTGGTTCCGGTACGtcgatgacacttggtgcaggaTCAAGAAAACTGCTGCAGACAAGTTCTTCGAACACATCAACCAGGTGGATGAGAACATTAAGTTCACCCAGGAGGAGAGCCAGAACAACACACTGCCCTTCCTGGACTCCAAAGTCATTGTGGAAGAAGACGGCCACCTCAACGTGGATGTATACCGGAAGCCCACCCACACCGACCAGTACCTAGCCTTCCAGTCCCATCACCCCTTGGAACAGAAACTTGGTGTCATCAAAACCTTGTTTCACCGAGCGGACACCATCATCACTTCCGAAGAAGCCAAGTCCAACGAGCACAGACACCTTGAGAACGCCTTGAGCAAGTGTGGCTACAAACGATGGACTTTTCACAAAGCACTCAAGCCGACTGATGAATCCAAGAAACCTTCAAAAGAGAAACACATGCAGAAGAGGAAGACAACAGCGAATGCCACTATTCCGTACATCCAAGGAGTTTCAGAGAAACTCCGGCGAATCCTGCAAGACTTCAACATCGGCACCAGCTTCAAACCCTACTCTACCCTCAGACAGAAGTTGGTCCATCCCAAGGACCGCGTACGCAAACACATCAAATCCGACGTCATCTATAGACTTAAGTGTGAACATCCACAGTGCCGCGACACCTACATTGGAGAAACCAGCCAACCACTGAAGACAAGGTACAATCAACATTGCAGGGCTACAGCAAGCAAGTACTCATCGGCCATCTACCACCACATGAAACATCACCGGGGCCACTCATTCAGACTGGAGACAACGGACGTCCTGGATCGTGAACCACGATGGTACGAACGCGGAATCAGGGAGGCCATCTACGAGAGGATCTACAACCCCACCTTGAACAGGAAGGGAGGACTCCGCGTAGAACTCTCGGGTACCTGGGACTCCACCCTCCCCCCACCCAAAGGACAATAacttttcctatggtgttgtcttaccataggaaccttcttaacttattttacattacaatgtgttgtctaaccataggaatcttcctaacttattttacattacaatgtcgcttatgcatgactgtgtgatttgccatgtaaaaaccggtttttctagttattgtatataagtactggttcgttctgctagttcactttagtgacgctgaagaagagtgatggatgtcactcgaaacgtccggaaataaatctccgaatttttatccagttgtagagtctgaatttctccttatatattgtttacctggatgtctaaccttcacaaacagaTGACACAGTATCTCGTATTCTATTATTTTACGAGCGTAGCAACTTGTATTCCATTATTTTACGAGCGTAGCAACAGCAGTAAAAATATCAACAGGCAACTGTAACGGTCTGTCTTTCGAAGAAATTAATGCCATGTTAGTCTTTACCTGAAACTTTCGAAAATCATTTGGATGAACATGTTGTCAGTGCCTGCGCCCTTTGACCCCTTCCGCACTGCCACAACGTCATCACCAGTATCATGGGTTGGGGCTAGTTTTGCCGCATTCTTCTGGGTTGGGCCCATCTTGTTCTGGGTTGGGCCGATCTGGCACGCACACACTCTGTTAGTTAGTCCCACCGACCGACACGTCGCCAACTCACCCGATCCACCCAATCCAGGAAGACCCCTCTAACGACCAGCAAACTTTGTCGGCTTATCCCATCGATTGTAGAGCCGTCCGATAAACCGGTAGGTGCCTTGATCAGTCAGTTGTAAGAGGGGTGTTCTGTAAGTTCTCGGCCTGAGCCAGAAACAAGGGGCACAACTCAAATGTCAGGGTATAGATATAAAATATGAATCCTTTGATGAATGACAAACAAAACTCAAATGATTGTGATCATGAGTTTCGGTGCTTCGctcttttgaaaatcagtaacGTTGCTGAGAGACAAGGCGGAGCCACGGACAATTGATCTGCGACCTGCGGTGTGTGGGTCAGCATTAGGGCTCCCCTAGCTCTGCTTAAactcacctaccaaaagttTTCCGCTTAAGGATATTCGTcctcaaacattttgacaatgtcttgtaGATTTCATGACGTGAGGAACAAAATACTCGGCCCACAGTTCCGATCACAGTGAGCGTATGTCCCCCTACCCCACacgtatgcccccctcccccacacgtATGTCCCCCTACCCCACACGTATGTCCCCCTACCCCACACGTATGTCCCCCTACCCCACACGTATGTCCCCCTGtctaacatgtacatttatatccCCCTACCCCACACGTATGTCCCCCTACCCCACACGTATGTCCCCCTgtctaacatgtacatgtatatcccccTACCCCAAACGTATGTCCCCCTGCCCCACACATATGTCCCCCTACCCCACACGTATGTCCCACTGtctaacaagtacatgtatatcccccTACCCCACACGTATGTCCCCCTACCCCACACGTATGTCCCCCTACCCCACACGTATGTCCCCCTGtctaacatgtacatttatatccCCCTACCCCACACGTATGTCCCCCTACCCCACACGTATGTCCCCCTAACCCACACGTATGTCCCCCTGCCCCACACGTATGTCCCCCTgtctaacatgtacatgtatatcccccTACCCCACACGTATGTCCCCCTACCCCACACGTATGTCCCCCTgtctaacatgtacatgtatatcccccTACCCCACACGTATGTCCCCCTgtctaacatgtacatgtatgcccccTACCCCACACGTATGTCTCCCTgtctaacatgtacatgtatatcccccTACCCCACACGTATGTCCCCCTACCCCACTCGTatgtccccctcccccacacgtATGTCTGTCCTGCCTGATCATCTGACATCTCCCGACGACAAACGCTGGTGACTGTGCTCCCGTTTGAATGACTCGTACATTTAGCTTTGTAAAATTGGCAAGGCCGACCTTATGAACCTTA encodes the following:
- the LOC136449199 gene encoding uncharacterized protein, coding for MGSPVSPIVVNLYMEKFEKEALNSFPGTPPANWFRYVDDTWCRIKKTAADKFFEHINQVDENIKFTQEESQNNTLPFLDSKVIVEEDGHLNVDVYRKPTHTDQYLAFQSHHPLEQKLGVIKTLFHRADTIITSEEAKSNEHRHLENALSKCGYKRWTFHKALKPTDESKKPSKEKHMQKRKTTANATIPYIQGVSEKLRRILQDFNIGTSFKPYSTLRQKLVHPKDRVRKHIKSDVIYRLKCEHPQCRDTYIGETSQPLKTRYNQHCRATASKYSSAIYHHMKHHRGHSFRLETTDVLDREPRWYERGIREAIYERIYNPTLNRKGGLRVELSGTWDSTLPPPKGQ